The window ACGCTCGGGGCGGTGGGGGCGCGGTTGGTGCTCGCCGCCCGGCGGGCGGAGAAGTTGCACGAGGTTGCCGAGGCGTTGCGTAAGGACGGCGTCGAGGTGCTCGAGGTGGTGGCCGACATCGGTGTGCCCGAGGACTGCCAACGGATTGTGGCTGAGGCGATGGCCGCGTTCGGTGCGGTCGACGTGTTGGTCAACAACGCCGGGCTGGGGCCGGCCACCCCCGCGTCGCGGGAGACCCCTGAGGGGTTCCGCGCGGTCATCGACGTCAACCTCAACGGCGCGTTCTGGATGGCGCAGGCGGCCGGCGCGGTGATGGCGCCCGGCTCCTCGATCGTCAACGTGGCCAGCGTGTTGGGGTTGGCCGCGCCGCGCTATCCGCAGGCCGCCTACGCCGCGAGCAAGGCCGGATTGATCGGCCTGACCCGCGACCTGGCCCAGGAGTGGTCCGGCCGTAAGGGCATCCGGGTCAACGCGCTGTGTCCCGGCTACTTCGTCACCGAGCTCAACGAGCACGTCCGCGACGTGCAGGGCGAGATGGTCGCCACCCATACGATTCTGGGTCGCTTCGGCGAGCAGGAGGAGTTGGACAGCGCGCTGTTGTTCCTCGCCTCACCCGCGTCATCATTCGTCACCGGGACCACGCTGGCCGTGGACGGCGGCTACACCGCGCTGTGAGAAGGAGTTGGGCATGACCCTCGCGACCCGCTTCACCGACCTGTTCGGTGTGCGTCACCCCATCGTGTGCGGCGGCATGACCCGGGTCGGCACGCCCGTGTTGATCGCCGCGGTCGCGGAGGCGGGTGCGCTGGGGTTCATGCCCGCGCACAACTCGCCGTCGCCCGAGGCGCTGGTCAAGGACATCGCGCGGGTACGAGACCTGACGGACCAACCGTTCGGCGTCAACTTCACCATCCTCCCGTCGCGCAACCCACCGCCGTGGGAGGAGTACATGCGCGCCACCGTGGACAGCGGCGTCACCGCGGTGGAGACCGCCGGGCAGAACCCGGAGCCGTACCTGCCGCTGATCCAGGGCGGCGGGGTGAAGGTGCTGCACAAGTGCACCTCGGTGCGCCACTCGTTGAAGGCCGAGCGCATCGGCGTGGACGCGGTGAGCATCGACGGGTTCGAGGCGGCCGGCCACCCCGGTGAGGACGACACCCCCGGCCTGGTGGTCATCCCCGTGCTGGCCGACAAGATCTCCATCCCGTTCATCGCCTCGGGCGGGTTCGCCGACGGGCGTGGGCTGGCAGCGGCACTCGCGCTGGGCGCACAGGGCATCTCCATGGGCACCCGGTTCATGTGCACGGTCGAGGCTCCCATCCACCAGAACGTGAAGGACCAGATCGTCGCCAACGACGAGCGCAGCACAAATCTGATTTTCCGTCAGCTCCGCAACACCGGTAGGTACGCCAAGAACGGCATTACCGACGAGATCGTGCGCATCCTGGCCGAGGGCGGGACGTTCCAGGACGTCGCGCACCTGGCCGCCGGGGAGCGTGGCGCGATCGTGTTGGAGACCGGCGACCTGGAGGCGGGCGTTTGGTGCGCCGGCCAAACCCAGGGCCTGATCTTCGACGTGCCGACGGTGGCCGCGCTGGTGGCGCGGATCGTCGCGGAGGCCAAGACGGTGATCGATCGGCTGGCCGGGCTCCGCAGGTAACGCAGGCTCACTCCCCTGCCGGTCTTGTCCCCGGCCCATCGCCGTCCTAGCGCGACCGGCGGGCATTGCCCGCGGCCACGCCGACGGACTCCAGCGCGCCGCGCAGCATCGCGCGGACCACCTCGGCGAACAACTCCTCCGAGGTCGGCCAGGGGTTGGCGTCCACCGCCGCGGCGAGCGCGGGGTCGGTCGCCCGGTGCACCGACGAGAACGGCGTTGTGCGCTTGCCCGGTGCCTTCATCGCGGTGATCAGCGCCGAGCCGACGGTGAGCGTCTCCAGGCCGTCCAGGATCAACGCGTGCACCTCGACCGGCACGTTCGCCTCGGCCAGCAGGGTCGCAGCGTTGTCGTAGAGGGCCGAGAGCTGATCGCGGGGCAGGAACTCCAGCAGGATCGGCGCCACGTTGGGGTGCTTGAGGATCGTTCGACGGAAGTTGATGGCCTGCTCGATGAACCAATCCATCCACCGCTCGGGGTTGCGCTCGCGGGGGAACGGTGTCTCCCGGACCACCACTCTGGCGACCTCGGCCATGATGTCGGCGCGGTCGGTGAAGTGGTGATACAGCGACGGCGCGCGTACCCCGAACTCGCGGGCCAGCCGCAGCGTGCTGCACGCCGCGAGCCCTTCGTTATCGATGATCCGCAGCGCCGCGGCGACCACGGACTTGCGCGACAGCAGCGCCTGCGAGGGGCGTGGCATGGCAGTGAGTATGCCCTATCCGTATAGGTTTTCTGGTCCCCATGACCGGTATCTTCCCAGGTGGGAGGCGTTGGCGGGGCGGTTAGTGCGCCGTCTGATGCAGCATCAGGCAGGCACGGCGGGCCGGGCGAAGGCGCGCCCGGCGGAGTCCTGCAACTTCGCGGCCAGGAACCGCGCCTGCACCTTCTCCGACGCCGTGCGCGGCAGGTCGTCCACGACCTGGATGAAGTCCGGCACGTGGGAAAACTCCAGCCGCAGGGCGCAGCGCGCGAACAAACCGGTCACGTCGAAGCTTGCCCGATCCCGCGGCACCACCGCGGCCACGATGTCGGTCTCGCCCGGTGCGCCGCTGCGCGCGGGCACGCCGTAGATGTGCACGTCGAGCACCTCGGGGTCCTCGGCCAGCACCTTGCGGATGAAGCCCTCGGAGATGAACTCCCCGGACTTGCGCAACCCGCCGTCCTCCCGGCGATGCGCGAAGTACAACCACCCCTCGGCGTCACGGATCACCATGTCGCCGGTGTGCAGCCACCCGTTGCGCACCTTGGCGGCGGAGGCCTCGGGGTTCTTGAAATAACTGAGCCGGGCCTCGCCACGGGCGGGCCGCAGGACCAGCTCGCCGATCTGACCGGCCGGCACCGGACCGGACTGCTCGTCGATGACATCCATCTCGACCAGGCCGGCCGGCGGCTTGCCGAACGAGCCGACCGGACCCACCCCGACGGGGTTGCAGGCGAAGCCGCCCTCCATGGTCCCGTACCACTCCAACACCCGCACGCCGAAGCGCTCCTCGAAAGCCCGCCAGATCTCCCGCGGCATGCCGGCGGAGACGACCAGTCGCACCCGGTGCGACCGGTCCCGCTCGGAACTCGGCTCGCTGTAGATCGCGGTGGCGATGCCACCGAGGTTCGACCAGGTGGTCACCCCGTGCTCGATACACACGTCCCACAGCCGGGACTTGGTGAACCAACGGGACAGCACGGTGTGGTCGATCGACCCCCACACGGCGGGCATCATCGTGGCCAGCAACGCGTTGCCGTGGGTGATGGATAGCCCGGTGTAGGCCACGTCGTCGGGTCGGTAGCCGAAGTACGCGGGCAGCAGTCGATAGAAAAGCAACCGGTCGTAGCTGAACTCGATGGCCTTGGGATCGCCGGTGGTGCCGGAGGTGTAGGCGAGCAACCACGGACTGGCCGGGTCCGTCACGTGCTCGCCCAGATAGGGCAGTTCGGGCCCGTCCAGCACCTCGTTGAGCAGCATGCCGGAGGTCGGCACATCCAGCCCCCGCGCGCGACCCTCGGGGGTGGACACCACGAACGTGCGCACTCCGCTGGCCGCGATGACCGCCGCGACCTGCTCGTCGGCCAGCACGTAGTCGGCGGTGATCAACCCATCGCACTCGGCGAAGTCGAGGAAGTAGGCGAGTCTGTCGCCGCGGGCGCGCGGATCGATGGGCACGGTGGGCAGGCCCAGTTGCGCGTTGGCGATCAGCGCATAGACGAACTCCGGGTTGTTCCGCATCATCACCGCGACCCGGTCGCCGCGGCGCAGACCGGCACCGGCCAGTGCGGAGGCCACCTGGTTGCCGCGCACGGTGAGCTGCGCGGAGCTCACCCGCTCGGCGGGCAGCG is drawn from Sporichthyaceae bacterium and contains these coding sequences:
- a CDS encoding nitronate monooxygenase, with protein sequence MTLATRFTDLFGVRHPIVCGGMTRVGTPVLIAAVAEAGALGFMPAHNSPSPEALVKDIARVRDLTDQPFGVNFTILPSRNPPPWEEYMRATVDSGVTAVETAGQNPEPYLPLIQGGGVKVLHKCTSVRHSLKAERIGVDAVSIDGFEAAGHPGEDDTPGLVVIPVLADKISIPFIASGGFADGRGLAAALALGAQGISMGTRFMCTVEAPIHQNVKDQIVANDERSTNLIFRQLRNTGRYAKNGITDEIVRILAEGGTFQDVAHLAAGERGAIVLETGDLEAGVWCAGQTQGLIFDVPTVAALVARIVAEAKTVIDRLAGLRR
- a CDS encoding SDR family oxidoreductase, translating into TLGAVGARLVLAARRAEKLHEVAEALRKDGVEVLEVVADIGVPEDCQRIVAEAMAAFGAVDVLVNNAGLGPATPASRETPEGFRAVIDVNLNGAFWMAQAAGAVMAPGSSIVNVASVLGLAAPRYPQAAYAASKAGLIGLTRDLAQEWSGRKGIRVNALCPGYFVTELNEHVRDVQGEMVATHTILGRFGEQEELDSALLFLASPASSFVTGTTLAVDGGYTAL
- a CDS encoding TetR family transcriptional regulator encodes the protein MPRPSQALLSRKSVVAAALRIIDNEGLAACSTLRLAREFGVRAPSLYHHFTDRADIMAEVARVVVRETPFPRERNPERWMDWFIEQAINFRRTILKHPNVAPILLEFLPRDQLSALYDNAATLLAEANVPVEVHALILDGLETLTVGSALITAMKAPGKRTTPFSSVHRATDPALAAAVDANPWPTSEELFAEVVRAMLRGALESVGVAAGNARRSR
- a CDS encoding AMP-binding protein, coding for MDSTLSGCVLSRIVRSEADRDPDRLVLVFENGSLPAERVSSAQLTVRGNQVASALAGAGLRRGDRVAVMMRNNPEFVYALIANAQLGLPTVPIDPRARGDRLAYFLDFAECDGLITADYVLADEQVAAVIAASGVRTFVVSTPEGRARGLDVPTSGMLLNEVLDGPELPYLGEHVTDPASPWLLAYTSGTTGDPKAIEFSYDRLLFYRLLPAYFGYRPDDVAYTGLSITHGNALLATMMPAVWGSIDHTVLSRWFTKSRLWDVCIEHGVTTWSNLGGIATAIYSEPSSERDRSHRVRLVVSAGMPREIWRAFEERFGVRVLEWYGTMEGGFACNPVGVGPVGSFGKPPAGLVEMDVIDEQSGPVPAGQIGELVLRPARGEARLSYFKNPEASAAKVRNGWLHTGDMVIRDAEGWLYFAHRREDGGLRKSGEFISEGFIRKVLAEDPEVLDVHIYGVPARSGAPGETDIVAAVVPRDRASFDVTGLFARCALRLEFSHVPDFIQVVDDLPRTASEKVQARFLAAKLQDSAGRAFARPAVPA